The following proteins are co-located in the Clostridiales bacterium genome:
- a CDS encoding TetR family transcriptional regulator → MPKLGMEPLRRAEAINAALECFCIYGIEKTTLDMVAEKAGFSKGVVAYYFKSKRQLMLDCMMAFLKSYQRKISSVITQDMTPEEMLKKVVEVSLPPVSDERDEPLNVSELDGHEKICLPQSKIARLFGQYIAKAALDAELKETMKNVYINDVAGIAELIRYGKKVYHVNELDEEMAAYTLMALIYGLSYFRITGFLPPGKEDNRAAAIQFIDELFN, encoded by the coding sequence ATGCCGAAACTGGGAATGGAGCCGTTGCGTAGGGCTGAGGCGATTAATGCAGCATTGGAATGCTTTTGCATTTACGGAATTGAAAAAACAACTTTGGATATGGTAGCGGAGAAAGCCGGATTCTCGAAGGGTGTTGTGGCTTATTATTTTAAATCCAAACGTCAATTGATGCTGGACTGTATGATGGCATTTTTGAAATCATATCAAAGGAAGATCAGCAGCGTGATTACTCAGGATATGACGCCGGAAGAGATGCTCAAGAAGGTTGTGGAAGTATCTCTTCCGCCTGTCAGTGACGAAAGGGATGAGCCACTAAATGTGTCTGAGCTTGATGGTCACGAAAAGATTTGCCTTCCTCAAAGTAAGATTGCAAGGTTATTCGGTCAGTACATTGCGAAAGCAGCACTGGACGCTGAACTGAAGGAGACGATGAAGAACGTTTATATCAATGATGTGGCTGGGATAGCGGAGCTGATTCGATATGGAAAGAAAGTGTACCATGTTAACGAGCTTGATGAGGAAATGGCAGCATACACCTTGATGGCCCTGATTTATGGCTTAAGCTACTTCAGAATTACTGGCTTCCTTCCTCCAGGTAAGGAGGATAACAGAGCGGCGGCAATTCAGTTTATTGATGAATTATTCAATTGA
- a CDS encoding S-layer homology domain-containing protein gives MRHFSEKRSPMVIVFHGREKSKSLSVKYSNWHKNKEEIGMKKQRIPKKILAITLSDFSDAQAIAPWAKDAMTMLVEMGTVTGSGGKLSPASTTTRAEMAQVLYKRLEH, from the coding sequence ATGAGACATTTTTCCGAAAAGCGGTCACCGATGGTTATTGTATTTCATGGGAGGGAAAAGTCGAAATCTCTCTCAGTGAAGTATTCCAACTGGCACAAAAATAAGGAGGAAATTGGAATGAAGAAACAAAGAATACCCAAAAAAATTTTGGCGATAACACTTTCCGACTTCTCTGATGCTCAAGCGATTGCTCCCTGGGCGAAGGATGCCATGACCATGCTGGTGGAAATGGGTACTGTCACCGGCAGCGGCGGCAAGTTATCTCCGGCAAGTACAACAACCCGCGCCGAGATGGCTCAGGTGCTATATAAACGATTGGAACATTAG
- a CDS encoding helix-turn-helix transcriptional regulator yields MPKKRTFNSNAIYVTEKVRLQLNKIPFYPCTIIEAPMGYGKTTAVREYLKNSGCTVLWQKVFNHSISGFWSMFCRQVRTIDTGAAEHLTQLGFPGDSTTREKALDLIQSALPSGGSIWVVDDYHLTDCIEIAGFIEYLLWNELPNFHIILSARYTHFDNLEEMTLKGYINHIQKDALELGLEEIISYYRLCGIALKEKDSLWLQSYTEGWITGLYLLMLSYQSEGAFEATANITALIDKTIYAPFSEEIKELLMTVCFFEAFSQEQAAHMWEKGGSIELLETLSGRNGFIVWDARNGVYQVHKIFSEFLRGFFDQNTPDEKRKIYGRAASWYKQTEDYIQAMEYYQLAQDFDGLLTALQLDQGYSMHNEHREKLIAYMEACPEEIRMKQPFALLVYAMCLFSYNETERYASVCGELADLLESGKLEPETARELAGEFEVLQSFTDYNDIEKMLEHYKRAGALMESPARFMDTRGGWTFGSPSILYMFHRKPGELERELNSMQEAMPFYDSLAKGHGRGAEFVMESERDYFRGDLDSAEIAAYKAYLLSEGSKQEDILLSAVFLQAKIDLYKGNYGIARERLKTIREDLERGGWYNLIHTMELCEGWIQLCLGRKQDVSKWILDGEFFESRMYFPAMAMFHIAYGRALLLSRDYAKLLGSMDHFLEIASVFPNLLSQIYVHIYAAAANDKLHRRDKALEEIRAALALAMPDGLLMPFVENGDLTEHLLAELSRKGEYQTAVSSIRKLYLPYHEAVEQILKEFFIEKRPQLTERETEIASLVAQGFSNIEIGQRLFITQNTVKTMMKRIFEKLGIHSRLMLQQYIRSQE; encoded by the coding sequence ATGCCGAAGAAAAGAACCTTTAACAGCAATGCAATTTATGTGACGGAAAAAGTTCGCTTACAATTAAATAAGATTCCATTCTATCCGTGTACGATCATAGAGGCTCCCATGGGTTACGGCAAAACTACTGCTGTTCGTGAATATCTCAAGAATTCAGGTTGCACGGTCCTTTGGCAGAAGGTTTTTAATCATTCTATTTCGGGATTTTGGTCGATGTTCTGCAGACAGGTTCGCACCATTGATACAGGCGCAGCGGAGCATCTGACGCAGCTTGGTTTTCCCGGTGACAGCACGACGAGGGAAAAAGCTTTGGATTTGATTCAGAGTGCCCTCCCTTCCGGGGGAAGCATATGGGTCGTAGACGATTATCACCTGACAGACTGTATCGAGATAGCCGGCTTTATTGAATATCTGCTTTGGAATGAGCTTCCGAACTTTCATATCATTCTGTCTGCTCGGTATACGCATTTTGACAATCTCGAGGAAATGACGCTGAAAGGATATATAAACCACATTCAGAAAGATGCTTTAGAATTGGGCCTGGAGGAAATCATCTCCTATTACCGCTTGTGCGGCATTGCGTTAAAGGAAAAAGATTCCCTTTGGCTGCAATCATACACCGAGGGCTGGATTACGGGACTTTACCTATTGATGTTGAGTTATCAGTCGGAAGGCGCATTTGAAGCTACAGCAAATATCACTGCTTTGATCGACAAGACGATCTATGCTCCCTTTTCTGAAGAGATAAAAGAGCTTCTAATGACGGTGTGCTTTTTTGAAGCATTCTCACAGGAGCAAGCAGCGCACATGTGGGAAAAGGGCGGAAGCATCGAGCTTTTGGAGACCCTTAGTGGCAGAAACGGCTTTATTGTTTGGGATGCACGTAACGGAGTGTATCAGGTACATAAAATTTTTTCTGAATTTCTCAGAGGTTTTTTTGACCAAAATACACCAGATGAGAAACGAAAAATCTATGGACGGGCAGCCAGCTGGTACAAGCAAACAGAAGATTATATCCAGGCGATGGAATATTATCAGCTTGCACAGGACTTCGATGGCTTGCTTACTGCTTTGCAGCTGGATCAAGGATATAGTATGCATAACGAGCACCGGGAAAAGCTTATAGCATATATGGAGGCTTGCCCTGAAGAAATACGAATGAAGCAGCCTTTTGCATTGCTTGTATATGCGATGTGCTTATTCTCTTACAACGAAACAGAACGGTACGCTTCGGTTTGCGGTGAGCTTGCAGATCTTCTTGAAAGCGGGAAGCTTGAACCGGAGACTGCAAGGGAGCTGGCCGGTGAATTCGAGGTTCTTCAAAGCTTTACGGACTATAATGACATTGAAAAAATGTTGGAGCACTACAAAAGAGCGGGAGCGCTTATGGAGAGTCCCGCAAGATTTATGGATACCCGAGGAGGCTGGACCTTCGGATCGCCTTCGATTCTCTATATGTTTCATCGTAAGCCGGGCGAACTTGAGCGGGAACTAAATTCGATGCAGGAGGCAATGCCCTTTTATGATAGTCTTGCCAAGGGGCACGGACGCGGTGCAGAGTTTGTTATGGAATCAGAGCGGGATTACTTTCGCGGTGATCTTGACAGTGCAGAAATAGCAGCCTATAAAGCCTATTTATTGTCAGAGGGCAGCAAGCAGGAGGATATCCTCCTCTCTGCGGTGTTTCTTCAGGCAAAGATTGATCTATATAAGGGCAACTATGGGATAGCGAGGGAACGATTGAAAACGATAAGGGAAGATCTTGAGCGCGGAGGCTGGTATAACCTCATCCATACGATGGAACTCTGCGAAGGGTGGATTCAGCTGTGTCTTGGCAGGAAGCAGGATGTTTCCAAGTGGATTTTAGATGGAGAATTTTTCGAAAGCCGCATGTATTTCCCGGCGATGGCGATGTTTCATATTGCATACGGCAGGGCATTGCTGCTGAGCAGAGATTACGCAAAATTGCTGGGCAGTATGGATCACTTTCTTGAGATTGCTTCTGTTTTTCCAAATTTGCTGAGTCAAATTTATGTACACATTTATGCTGCGGCGGCAAATGATAAGCTTCATCGGAGGGATAAGGCTCTGGAGGAGATTAGAGCGGCACTGGCGCTGGCAATGCCAGACGGATTGCTGATGCCCTTTGTAGAAAATGGTGACCTGACAGAGCATTTATTAGCGGAGCTTTCTCGCAAGGGAGAATACCAAACTGCGGTCAGTTCCATTCGGAAACTGTATCTGCCTTATCATGAGGCAGTTGAGCAGATTTTAAAGGAATTTTTTATAGAAAAGAGGCCGCAATTGACTGAGAGAGAAACAGAAATTGCAAGTCTTGTGGCACAGGGATTTTCAAATATCGAGATCGGACAGCGACTCTTTATTACACAGAATACAGTCAAGACCATGATGAAACGCATCTTTGAAAAGCTCGGCATCCACTCAAGATTGATGCTGCAGCAATACATACGATCCCAGGAATGA
- a CDS encoding DUF2442 domain-containing protein, with protein sequence MSRIVCVIPKEDYCLEIVLDNGSSVNLSLKSRLGTIRFGILADETFFRKAVTDGYCISWEGKVEISLSEVFQLAQK encoded by the coding sequence GTGAGTAGAATCGTGTGCGTTATACCGAAGGAGGACTACTGCCTGGAAATCGTTCTCGACAACGGAAGCAGCGTGAATTTGAGCTTAAAGAGCAGGCTTGGAACAATACGATTTGGAATTCTGGCTGATGAGACATTTTTCCGAAAAGCGGTCACCGATGGTTATTGTATTTCATGGGAGGGAAAAGTCGAAATCTCTCTCAGTGAAGTATTCCAACTGGCACAAAAATAA